The genomic segment CGATTGCAAATCTCATTTTATTCTCCAGTCATTCACTTCGCCGCGCGCCTGCGGATGTCTTTCAATCGTCGCCTGCGAACGGGGAAGCTGGTTAGTTTACACACAACCGCCCCAGCGAATCCAACTGCTGAGGCAGAAGCGGGCAGATTATACATGCGGCTCGGGGATGTGTCAACGGGCGCGCGCATGTCACCCTGAGGGAGCGATAGCGACCGAAGGGTCTCGCACCTGACGGGGGATTCTTCGCTCCCTACGGTCGCTCCATTAGACTTGAAGTAGTATTGGAGTTGCCAAACAAGGGCTGAACAAGTCTAGAGCCGCTCACGAGGCAAACGCCGAGTCAAACTCAAATTCTGAAGCAGACCCAGCCCTTGTTGTGAACTATGCTTGATCAGGTATTCAAGCCTGAAAGGCTAGTAATGGAGAATGCACGTTCACAAGTTGGCAAACCCAATACCCAAGTCCAAAAGAGGTTCAGAATGACAACATTTGTATCCTTTGTAGGTGTCGATATTGCATCCGCTTCTTTCATACCAGTGTTGGAACACAGCCTTGGAAAGTCACGGTCAAACCAACGAAATTCGAGAATGACGAAAATGGTTTCGTCTCCTTTCTCGGCTGGTTGCAGGAACACAACCTGAAGACCGAAAGCACCGTGGTGTGTATGGAAGCGACAGGCGTCTATAGTGAAGGCTTGGCATACTTCCTATATGCCAGTGGTTATTCGGTGGCGGTCGAACCGCCGTTGAACATCCAGCGCAAGTTTCCTGTGAACGCTTCCAAAACCGATGAACTGGACTGCCAGTATATCGCCGAGTATGCCTGCCGCTATGCGGACAAACTCTCCTTGTGGAAACCGAGAGCCGAGATTTTGGAGCAAGTCAAGCTACTGTTGACCACGCGCCAGCACTTTTCGGTACAGTTGACGGGACATAAGAACGCCTTGCACGCGATCCACCGCAAGAAGGTCTCGTCTGAACTTGCCAAGCACTCTCACCAGAACATGATCGAGCAGATTACCAAGTCCATCAAAGAGATCGATAAGGAAATCCGTCGTTTGATTGAAAGCGATCCAACCTTCAAACAGACCCTGCTCTTGCTCATGACGGTGCTGGCATCGGGCTGCAACTCGCCGCTCACTTACTGATCCTCATGCAGGAAACACTCGATCCAAGAAGTTTGGCGGCTTTCATCGGCATCTGCCCGATCAAGCATGAAAGTGGCTCTTCCGTCTACTCGGCTCCAACTTCACGACACTTTGGGCCCAAAGTTACGCAAACTCCTTTATCTGGCGGCTGCTCCGTGCGTACGCACAAAAAGCAGTTTCAGCAATACTTTTACCGCAAAGTCGCGGATGGCAAGCACAAAAACTGGTCCTCAACAACATCCAAAACAAGATCCTCAAGATTGCTTGTGCTGTCGTCCGCTCGCAACAACCCTACCTTCCCAACTATGTTGCTGTCAATCCCCTGGTTTTTCAAAAAACCTTGACGGCTTCATAGTATTCAGAATGACATGCAGAAAGAAGCGGGGTTTTATCCCTTCGGCAAGATCGAAGTGAGAGTCCGCGTCACGCTCTGCAATGCGACCGCGTGTCCCTTGATCTTGTTCACGTCGCCCGTCTTCAAACCCGATTGCACCTCGGTGATCGTCTTCGATGTGGAGGCTTGATTGTCAATGATCTTTTGCGTAATGGCTTCGAGATTGATGAGCAGTTGCAAAATATTTTTCGGGATGATCGGCAAGCCCTTCGCGATGGGGAGCAAGCCGTCGAGGATGTTGTTGGCGATGCCCGCGTATTTCACCGTGAGCGTGTGAAGCGAGCCGATTGAGTTGGTCAGTTCGAGCGCGATCTCCTGAATGGCGTCGATCATGTTCTTGTGGTCTTGGATCATCTTGCCGATGTCGTTGAGCGAGTCGGTGAGTTTGTCTGAAAACTTCACATACGACACGGGCTTGGCTGGCACAACTCCGACTCTTGCAGTGGGTCTGATGGTGGTTGGCATGGGGATCTCCTTGAGGTTGAATTTTCGCAACTATACTTTAATTTGAAGTTGAACACAACTTTAATTCGGCAGTTGAATTTGGTACACTTAACGGGTGGGAACACGATGTGTTCCGTTCAACGCAGATGGCGGCAGTTTTCCGACTGACGCGCCGGAAACAGAATCCACTTCATAAGGATGAAACTCATGAGCGAATTCGTTCAACTTGGCAAAGCGCGGGGATACCTAACGAAACCGGAGGGCGCGGGACCCTTTCCGGCGTTGGTCGTGATTCAAGAATGGTGGGGGTTAGACGCGCAGACGAAATCCATTGCCGATCGTTTTGCAAAAGAAGGCTATCTCGCTTTCGCGCCCGATCTGTATCATGGCGAAATCGCCGAACTTGGCGACAACGATACAGCCGAGGCGCTCTTGCATAAACATGTGCCGCAGTCTCCCGGCGAACTCGCCTCCGCGTTTGACGCGCTGAAAGCCCGCGCCGATTGCTCGGGGAAGGTTGGAAGCGTCGGCTTTTGTTTCGGCGGACACATGTCGCTTGCGCTCAGCGTCTTGCGCCCGGTGGACGCGGTCTGCACGTTTTACGGCGGCGGAATGCAAATGATTTTCGACGACCTGCGCCGCAGTCTCAAAGCGCCTGCGCTCGGTCTCTTCGGCGACGCCGACGAATCGATCCCGGTGGGCACGATAGAAGAGTTCGATAAACTTCTCGATGAAGTCGGCGTGGAGCATGAGGTGGTCGTATACCCAAATTCGGGACACGCCTTCTTCCGCGATAGCGACCCCAGCGTCTATAAACCCGAAGCCGCGAAAGACGCCTGGGAGCGCGCGAAGAAATTCTTCGCAAAACATTTGAATTGAAACCCCGGTACACAACGAAAGCAAGTTCTCGACGCGGTTGCGCTGTGTCGAGGCTGACGCGCCGATGTACCGGCTGTTCACAGATGATTGCAGACCGCCGACACTCGATAGCCAGTCGGCGGTCTTTTCATTGACAGATTATCGCCCTTATCGTACCCTCGCTTCATGCCGACCCTCAACCTGCTTCAACAGCGGATCATTGATTCGCCCCTCGACTCAAAGCTCTTCGTCAGCGGTCCCGCAGGGACGGGCAAAACCACCGCAGGCGTCGAGCGGATGCGTCACTTGCTTGCGCAGGGCGTGCCTGGCGAATCGATTCTCATGCTCACCCCGCAGAGAAGTTTGCAAGAACCATATCTCGATCTGCTCTACAGCCCCGAACGACGCGCGGGCGGCGATGTGACTCCCGCCACGATCGGCGGTTTGGCGCGACGCACGTGCGATCTGTTCTGGCCCCTCGCGGGCGAAGCGGCAGGATTTGCAAACCCGACTCAACCGCCAGTTTTCCTCACACTCGAAACTGCGCAATATTACATGGCGCATCTCGTCCGCCCGTTGTTGGATGAGGGTTATTTTGAATCGGTGACGATAGACCGCAATCGCTTGTATTCCCAAATTATTGACAACCTCAACAAAGCCGCCGTGATCGGTTTTAGTCACACCGAGATCGGATCAAAACTCGACTTGTCGTATTTCGGCGATCCTGCTCAACGCCG from the Candidatus Defluviilinea gracilis genome contains:
- a CDS encoding transposase; translated protein: MCILCRCRYCIRFFHTSVGTQPWKVTVKPTKFENDENGFVSFLGWLQEHNLKTESTVVCMEATGVYSEGLAYFLYASGYSVAVEPPLNIQRKFPVNASKTDELDCQYIAEYACRYADKLSLWKPRAEILEQVKLLLTTRQHFSVQLTGHKNALHAIHRKKVSSELAKHSHQNMIEQITKSIKEIDKEIRRLIESDPTFKQTLLLLMTVLASGCNSPLTY
- a CDS encoding transposase, whose amino-acid sequence is MQETLDPRSLAAFIGICPIKHESGSSVYSAPTSRHFGPKVTQTPLSGGCSVRTHKKQFQQYFYRKVADGKHKNWSSTTSKTRSSRLLVLSSARNNPTFPTMLLSIPWFFKKP
- a CDS encoding dienelactone hydrolase family protein; protein product: MSEFVQLGKARGYLTKPEGAGPFPALVVIQEWWGLDAQTKSIADRFAKEGYLAFAPDLYHGEIAELGDNDTAEALLHKHVPQSPGELASAFDALKARADCSGKVGSVGFCFGGHMSLALSVLRPVDAVCTFYGGGMQMIFDDLRRSLKAPALGLFGDADESIPVGTIEEFDKLLDEVGVEHEVVVYPNSGHAFFRDSDPSVYKPEAAKDAWERAKKFFAKHLN